The DNA window AGCTCATTTTAAAAGAGGACACTTGTACACCACATAAAGACCTTTTAAAACCAGTGGTCACCCTATGGGGATTCCCTTCCTGATGGCTGTACCGTTTCCACTTTGGACAGGGTGGCAGGCACCTTCCCCTCCCCTGCTCCAGGGGCCTTCATAACAGCCGTCCCCATCTCCCCCTGTCTTCCTCCCCCCTGTGCtcccccctctgtccctcccttcctTGCACACTCCACccctcccttatctctctctctccgataTAGCACCTCTTTCAATCGGCTCTTAGAGAAGGACCAGGAAAGGAGGCCCGCCACGGTCAGACCCGTTCCCAGGCAGGTGAGACCGATCCCGGCCGCCACGCAGTGACGCAGACCCCTGTTAAAGCTGACAGCCTGGGTGTCTATGAAGAGGAGGTCCCCCTCCCCGAAGGACTCGATCCTGGTGGGGCCGGAGTAACCCACGgacagactgaccagaccagaggTCACCATCAGGAGACCAAGGGCCAgagagacctgagagagagagttgggtgaggggggaaagagagagagagagagagagagagagagagagagagagagagagagagacagagagagacagagagagagagttacgaAGGGACCGGAAAGGAAGATAGGGAGACAGAGACCAGAtgaggtagagaaagagggtagagacagacagacagacagacagacagacagacagacagacagacagacagacagacagacagacagacagacagacagacagacacggagagcgagacagacagggagagcgagagagacatggagagcgagagagagagagagagagagacagagacagagacagagagagagagagagagagacagagacagagacagagacagagagagagaggaggtcaaACAGTCATTGATAGTGCATTAGTTATTACCTTCCAGAGTGCTGAGCTCCACCTCAGGGGCGATCTCAAGGTCTGGACGTCTCCCACTCCCTCAGGGTCTCTCTCCCACCCTGATGCAGTGCTAAACCCCTCATAGAAATGGTGCAGGTACGAACGCACCCCAAACTGCAGACAGGCACAGCTAGAACCTACCTGTGGGAgggaaccatagaaatagaagacgTAGAATGGATATTCCCATTCAAACATCATTCCATGGTGAGTAATCTTAGCATCCTGAACCAAATAATAAATACCAGTGTATAAATGTGTAATTCAAACTAAGATTCTACTGAAAGCAGATTAGTAAGATCTCACCTCACAGCCTGAGGACCCTGCCCCACATCCAGACCCTGGGTTACAGGCCTCAGAGCAGGACGCCATCACACCTCACAcacctggagacacacacacacacacacacacactcaattgtGGTTATCTTTCCCTAACTGTTTCCAAGGCCTACAGACATACATCAAACTGTCTCGTCTCCTGCTTTAGACTGTAGAATACAATAATATATAAACCCTAGATGTGTTGTACACTGAAgcccacaagtgaagggaaaaggtgagagtaGGAGAGCGCGTAGATACGAGAAGAAATTAATgatcaaagtgatcatgctgtttgtatgtggctgctatgaatgtTAACTGTGTTTGCTTGTGATCAGGGGTGTAGAAATGGAAGCAAATGTCTGTTACGGAAACGGAAGCAAATGTCTGTTACGGAAATGGAAGAAAatgtcaacccaattgagatggtctgggacgggttggaccgcagagtgaaggaaaagcagccaacaagtgctcagcatatgtgcgaactccttcaagactgttggaaaagcattccaggcgactacctcgtgaagctggttgagagaaagcttTGCAAACACTCGGCaatcatcgaggcaaagggtggctactttgaagaatctcaaatatattttgatttgtttaacatttttggttacctcatgattccatatgtgttat is part of the Salmo trutta chromosome 34, fSalTru1.1, whole genome shotgun sequence genome and encodes:
- the LOC115173251 gene encoding neurensin-1-like, translating into MASCSEACNPGSGCGAGSSGCEVGSSCACLQFGVRSYLHHFYEGFSTASGWERDPEGVGDVQTLRSPLRWSSALWKVSLALGLLMVTSGLVSLSVGYSGPTRIESFGEGDLLFIDTQAVSFNRGLRHCVAAGIGLTCLGTGLTVAGLLSWSFSKSRLKEVLYRRERDKGGVECARKGGTEGGAQGGGRQGEMGTAVMKAPGAGEGKVPATLSKVETVQPSGRESP